ACGCCGACCACGCCAACGGAATGGCCCAGCGACAGGCGGGTGCTGTGGAGCAGATCGACGGCGTCCGGATCAACCCGGTGCAGGCCAACGCGGTACTCGCCATCCTGCCACCCGAGGTGACCCTCCGCCTGCAGGACGACTTCCGGTTCTTTACCTGGGATCCGGCCACCGGCGAGGTCCGCTGGATGTGTTCCTGGGACACGACCGAGTCGGACGTGGACGAGTTCGCCGCTGCCATCGCCACGCAGATGGTGGTCCGGCACCAGCGGCCCAGCTTCAATCTCCCCACCGACGGGGGCACGTGACGGCAACCCCGGTCGGTTAGCGTGGTGCCTCAGAGGTCACTGGATGGTGAGGCGAGCAATGCCAGAGCAGCTGGAACCGCGGGACGAGGCGGCCACCGGCACCCGCCGGCCCGCCGATCCGGGTTCTTGTCGTGGACGACAGTTACCTCGTCCGTGAAGGCTTGCGCCTGTTGCTGGAACTCAGCGACGCCGTCGAGGTCATCGGAGGCTTTGCCGATGCCGAGCAGGCCCTGGTGTCGATCGCACGCGACACGCCTGACGTCGTGATCGCGGACATCCGCATGCCGCCCACCTACACAGACGAGGGGATCCGCTTGGCGGATCAAGTGCGGCGCGAGTACCCGTCATGCGGAGTCGTCGTGCTGAGTCAGGAGAGCACGGTCGGATTCGCTGCCCGCCTGCTGCAACAGGGGGCAAGCGGGCGTGCCTACTTGTCCAAGGACCGCGTCCACGATGTGGATCACCTGGTTTCCGCCATCAGCGCCGTTCACGCGGGCGACTGTCGCATCGATCCGAATTCTGGTGCAGCAGTTGGTGACGACCGGCACCACACCAGCTCCCAGTGCGCTCGACGGACTGACTCCGCGCCAACGGGAGTTGCTGGCCGACATCGCTCAAGGCAAGAGCAATATGGCCATCGCCCGGGACCGTTTCCTGAGTCAGCGCGCCGTCGAGAAGCATGTCAGTGAGATCTTCACGCGCCTCGGCCTCAGCGGGGATGCGGCCGTCAGCCGTCGCGTTCGGGCGACGCTGCTCTACCTAGAGGCGGCGCGCGGGTGACCCGCGCCAAGTGGGGCTTCGTCGGGCTCAGCGTCGCAGGGGCGGCCCTGGCCGGGATTTCGGCCACGGTGGCTGCGGGAAGTGTCACCGCGAGTCGACTCTCGGCATACTCCGTGACCGTCGGCGTGGTCCTGGTGTGGTCTGTCGGCTTGCTCCTGTGGAGCCGCCCATCGAGTCGCAGGGTGGCCCGCCTGCTGTTCCTGCTTGCGTTC
This window of the Candidatus Nanopelagicales bacterium genome carries:
- a CDS encoding LuxR C-terminal-related transcriptional regulator — protein: MWITWFPPSAPFTRATVASIRILVQQLVTTGTTPAPSALDGLTPRQRELLADIAQGKSNMAIARDRFLSQRAVEKHVSEIFTRLGLSGDAAVSRRVRATLLYLEAARG